The Microbacterium sp. LWO12-1.2 genome includes a window with the following:
- a CDS encoding DsbA family protein, with protein MAAAKSNTNWFAIGVSAAVVVVLVVLGGLVVFLNNQATAPGVAPSSNEAFNADTGAISFGDGEDTVAVFVDFQCPVCKSFEDQFGPQLEAAAADGRITLEYHPIAILDRFSQGTDFSSRSAGAAVCVAESNPDLYLDYAKTLFANQPAENSSGLTNEQLADFATQVGADDAVSCINDETYRKFGVAQAKSNDINGTPTVDVNGTRLNLQDSADLKKLTDLIG; from the coding sequence ATGGCAGCGGCGAAGAGCAACACCAACTGGTTCGCGATCGGCGTCTCCGCCGCCGTGGTCGTCGTACTGGTGGTCCTGGGTGGACTCGTGGTGTTCCTGAACAACCAGGCCACCGCTCCCGGCGTCGCGCCCAGCAGCAACGAGGCGTTCAACGCGGACACGGGCGCCATCTCGTTCGGTGATGGCGAGGACACCGTGGCGGTGTTCGTCGACTTCCAGTGCCCGGTCTGCAAGAGCTTCGAAGACCAGTTCGGTCCGCAGCTGGAGGCAGCCGCGGCGGACGGGCGTATCACTCTCGAGTATCACCCGATCGCGATCCTGGACCGCTTCTCGCAGGGGACCGATTTCTCCTCTCGCTCCGCAGGCGCTGCAGTCTGCGTCGCAGAGTCGAACCCGGACCTGTACCTGGACTACGCCAAGACGCTGTTCGCCAACCAGCCGGCGGAGAACTCGTCGGGGCTGACCAACGAGCAGCTCGCCGACTTCGCGACGCAGGTCGGTGCGGACGACGCCGTGTCGTGCATCAACGACGAGACATACCGCAAGTTCGGCGTCGCGCAGGCCAAGTCCAATGACATCAACGGCACGCCGACGGTCGACGTCAACGGCACGCGCTTGAATCTGCAGGATTCCGCGGATCTCAAGAAGCTCACCGATCTCATCGGCTGA
- the rpmJ gene encoding 50S ribosomal protein L36, whose product MKVNPSVKPICDHCKVIRRHGRVMVICKSNPRHKQRQG is encoded by the coding sequence ATGAAGGTCAACCCCAGCGTCAAGCCCATCTGCGATCACTGCAAGGTGATCCGCCGTCACGGCCGCGTCATGGTGATCTGCAAGAGCAACCCGCGTCACAAGCAGCGCCAGGGCTAA
- a CDS encoding UDP-N-acetylmuramate dehydrogenase — MREIDPIRLADLTTLRTGAAPERMQEATTTAGLVEALRDTWARGDDWFVLGGGSNLFVGDEPFEGTVVRILTTGIEELPSPHAGRIRLRAQAGHGWDDFVAYAVEHGYAGLEAMSGIPGTVGAAPVQNIGAYGQEVQETLVEVELIDASTGEISTVPAAALGLGFRTSVLKHHYGSEPQRRAVILSVTVDLVVTPERIVRGEQLRRALGLEGDAPVALTWVRERILDTRASKGMLLDENDPDTHGVGSFFQNAIVPESVARALPAECPRWPVNPDLDAITVIPLANYDGLVPAPRRGPTDVKVSAAWLIEQAGIRKGFKLPRSRASVSTKHALALTNRGGANAAEVAELARFIQSRVHAEFGLVLQPEPVLVGVEL, encoded by the coding sequence ATGAGAGAGATCGATCCGATCCGCCTCGCCGACCTCACCACGCTGCGCACCGGGGCTGCGCCCGAGCGGATGCAGGAGGCGACGACCACCGCAGGGCTCGTCGAGGCACTGCGCGACACCTGGGCACGGGGCGACGACTGGTTCGTGCTCGGCGGCGGGTCCAACCTCTTCGTCGGCGACGAGCCCTTCGAGGGCACTGTCGTCCGCATCCTGACGACAGGGATCGAAGAGCTCCCTTCGCCTCATGCCGGTCGCATCCGTCTGCGAGCCCAGGCCGGGCACGGGTGGGATGACTTCGTCGCCTACGCCGTCGAGCACGGGTACGCGGGGCTGGAGGCGATGTCGGGGATCCCCGGCACGGTCGGTGCCGCTCCGGTGCAGAACATCGGCGCCTACGGCCAGGAGGTCCAGGAGACGCTCGTCGAGGTCGAACTGATCGATGCGAGCACGGGAGAGATCTCCACCGTCCCCGCCGCAGCATTGGGCCTCGGGTTCCGCACATCGGTGCTCAAGCATCACTACGGCAGCGAGCCGCAGCGCCGCGCCGTCATCCTGTCGGTGACCGTCGATCTGGTCGTGACGCCGGAGCGCATCGTGCGCGGCGAGCAACTGCGCCGCGCACTCGGCCTCGAGGGCGACGCTCCGGTCGCTCTGACCTGGGTGCGTGAGCGCATTCTGGACACGCGCGCGTCCAAGGGGATGCTGCTCGACGAGAACGACCCCGATACGCACGGCGTCGGATCCTTCTTCCAGAACGCGATCGTCCCGGAATCCGTCGCCCGTGCCCTGCCGGCGGAGTGCCCGCGGTGGCCGGTGAACCCCGATCTCGACGCGATCACCGTCATCCCTCTTGCGAACTACGACGGTCTGGTGCCGGCCCCGCGTCGCGGTCCCACCGATGTCAAGGTGAGTGCGGCCTGGCTCATCGAACAGGCCGGAATCCGCAAGGGCTTCAAGCTCCCGCGATCGCGGGCATCGGTCTCGACCAAGCACGCTCTCGCGCTCACGAACCGCGGGGGAGCGAACGCCGCGGAGGTGGCCGAGCTCGCGCGCTTCATCCAGAGCCGAGTCCACGCGGAGTTCGGCTTGGTGCTCCAGCCTGAGCCGGTGCTGGTCGGCGTCGAGCTCTGA
- a CDS encoding DNA-directed RNA polymerase subunit alpha encodes MLIAQRPTLTEEKIVENRSRFIIEPLEPGFGYTIGNALRRSLLSSIPGAAVTSVRIDGVLHEFSTIPGVKEDVTEIILNIKQLVVSSERDEPITAYLRKTGAGEVTAADISAPAGVEVHNPELVIATLNDTAKFELELTIERGRGYVSATQNRNEYAEAGQVPIDSIYSPVLKVSYRVEATRAGERTDFDKLVLDVETKSSISPRDAVASAAKTLTELFGLARELNVEAEGIEIGPAPVEAVNSSELSMPIEDLDLSVRSYNCLKREGINTVSELVALSETQLMNIRNFGQKSVDEVRDKLISLGLSLKDSVPGFDGAHFYGGSEDESF; translated from the coding sequence GTGCTTATTGCACAGCGTCCCACACTGACCGAGGAAAAGATCGTCGAGAACCGTAGCCGGTTCATCATCGAGCCTCTGGAGCCCGGCTTCGGTTACACGATCGGCAACGCGCTGCGCCGCAGCCTGCTGTCGTCGATCCCCGGCGCCGCGGTCACCAGCGTTCGCATCGACGGTGTGCTGCACGAGTTCAGCACCATCCCCGGCGTGAAGGAGGATGTCACCGAGATCATCCTCAACATCAAGCAGCTGGTCGTCTCCTCGGAGCGCGACGAGCCCATCACGGCGTACCTGCGTAAGACCGGTGCGGGCGAAGTGACCGCCGCTGACATCTCGGCTCCGGCCGGTGTCGAGGTCCACAACCCCGAGCTCGTCATCGCGACCCTGAACGACACCGCGAAGTTCGAGCTCGAGTTGACGATCGAGCGTGGCCGTGGCTACGTCTCGGCGACGCAGAACCGCAACGAGTACGCCGAGGCCGGCCAGGTGCCGATCGACTCGATCTACTCGCCCGTCCTGAAGGTCAGCTACCGCGTCGAGGCGACTCGTGCCGGTGAGCGCACCGACTTCGACAAGCTCGTCCTCGACGTCGAGACCAAGTCGTCGATCAGCCCCCGCGACGCCGTCGCTTCGGCTGCGAAGACGCTGACCGAGCTGTTCGGTCTCGCTCGCGAGCTGAACGTCGAGGCCGAGGGCATCGAGATCGGCCCGGCACCGGTGGAGGCAGTGAACTCCAGCGAGCTGTCGATGCCGATCGAGGACCTCGACCTGTCGGTCCGCTCGTACAACTGCCTGAAGCGTGAGGGCATCAACACCGTTTCTGAGCTCGTCGCCCTGTCGGAGACGCAGCTCATGAACATCCGCAATTTCGGCCAGAAGTCGGTCGACGAGGTGCGCGACAAGCTCATCTCGCTCGGTCTGTCGCTCAAGGATTCGGTGCCCGGTTTCGACGGCGCCCACTTCTACGGCGGCAGCGAAGACGAGTCCTTCTGA
- the rpsM gene encoding 30S ribosomal protein S13 produces MARLAGVDIPRDKRVVIALTYIYGVGRTRSVEILKATEIDESIRVKDLSDDQLIALRDHIEGNYKVEGDLRREVAADIRRKVEIGSYEGIRHRRGLPVRGQRTKTNARTRKGPKRTVAGKKKAR; encoded by the coding sequence ATGGCACGTCTTGCCGGCGTTGACATCCCGCGCGATAAGCGCGTGGTGATCGCCCTTACCTACATCTACGGCGTCGGCCGTACCCGCTCGGTCGAGATCCTCAAGGCGACTGAGATCGACGAGAGCATCCGCGTGAAGGACCTCAGTGATGACCAGCTGATCGCCCTCCGCGACCACATCGAAGGCAACTACAAGGTGGAGGGTGACCTGCGCCGCGAGGTCGCCGCAGACATCCGCCGCAAGGTCGAGATCGGCTCCTACGAGGGCATCCGCCACCGTCGTGGTCTCCCGGTCCGTGGTCAGCGCACCAAGACCAACGCCCGTACCCGCAAGGGCCCGAAGCGCACCGTCGCAGGCAAGAAGAAGGCCCGCTAA
- a CDS encoding adenylate kinase produces MTASARLLIVGPQGSGKGTQGVRIAESYGIPVVSTGDIFRANIKEGTPLGQQVTAILDKGDLVPDELTSEIVRDRLSQEDAANGFLLDGYPRNTAQVAHLEAFLAERGEALDAVILLDVPREESLSRLTLRATEQGRSDDTPEAIGHRLDIYERETAPIIEVYGAKGIVDRIDGVGSLEEITSRVFAALTARGLRLAA; encoded by the coding sequence ATGACAGCATCCGCACGCCTCCTGATCGTCGGCCCTCAGGGCTCCGGCAAGGGCACGCAGGGTGTGCGCATCGCCGAGTCGTACGGCATCCCCGTGGTGTCGACGGGAGACATCTTCCGCGCGAACATCAAGGAGGGGACGCCGCTCGGCCAGCAGGTCACGGCGATCCTCGACAAGGGCGATCTGGTGCCGGACGAGCTGACCAGCGAGATCGTGCGCGACCGTCTGTCGCAGGAGGATGCCGCGAACGGCTTCCTGCTCGACGGCTACCCGCGCAACACGGCGCAGGTGGCGCACCTCGAGGCGTTCCTGGCCGAGCGCGGCGAGGCCCTCGACGCCGTGATCCTGCTCGACGTCCCGCGTGAGGAGAGCCTGTCCCGGCTCACGCTGCGTGCGACGGAGCAGGGGCGTTCGGATGACACCCCCGAGGCCATCGGTCACCGTCTGGACATCTACGAGCGCGAGACTGCTCCGATCATCGAGGTGTACGGCGCCAAGGGCATCGTCGACCGCATCGACGGCGTCGGCTCGCTCGAGGAGATCACCTCTCGTGTCTTCGCCGCGCTGACCGCTCGCGGTCTGCGTCTCGCAGCCTGA
- a CDS encoding FAS1-like dehydratase domain-containing protein has protein sequence MAVNTELIGREFPPTAPYLVGREKVREFARAVFAEAPQHTDVEAARAAGYADVVAPPTFAMVIQDLTLQQLLALPDSGIVLARTIHAEQRFAYSRPIVAGDELVGQLRVTAIRAMAGNALITSEAEITDVDGAHVVTATSVLLVGDDKEEEATR, from the coding sequence GTGGCAGTGAACACAGAACTGATCGGCCGGGAGTTCCCGCCGACCGCCCCGTACCTCGTCGGCCGGGAGAAAGTGCGCGAGTTCGCTCGCGCCGTCTTCGCCGAGGCTCCGCAGCACACCGACGTCGAGGCCGCCCGCGCGGCCGGATACGCCGACGTCGTCGCGCCGCCGACCTTCGCGATGGTCATCCAGGATCTGACCCTGCAGCAGCTCCTCGCACTGCCGGATTCCGGCATCGTGCTGGCGCGTACGATCCACGCGGAGCAGCGGTTCGCCTACTCGCGTCCGATCGTCGCCGGCGATGAGCTCGTCGGGCAGCTGCGCGTCACCGCCATCCGCGCGATGGCAGGAAACGCGCTGATCACCAGCGAAGCCGAGATCACAGATGTCGACGGCGCCCATGTGGTGACCGCGACCAGCGTGCTGCTGGTCGGCGATGACAAGGAAGAGGAGGCGACGCGCTGA
- a CDS encoding sulfite exporter TauE/SafE family protein has protein sequence MNDAAAGLRRGPRAYAAFIGIGLLAGLLSGLFGVGGGTVIVPLLVLLLQFDQRIAAGTSLAAIVPTASVGVISYAVSGSVAWIPALILAAGAVVGAQIGTRLLPRISQTALRWGFVGFLVLVIITLFLVIPSRDATFELTLLTGLALVGVGLGTGVLAGLIGVGGGVIVVPVLMLAFGTSDLVAKGTSLLMMIPTAVSGTIGNLRTRNVDLRAAVLIGVSACTTTALGAWIATLIDPTAGNILFAAYLVVIAVQMAIKAVRGRRRG, from the coding sequence GTGAACGATGCCGCGGCAGGTCTGCGTCGAGGGCCGCGCGCATACGCGGCGTTCATCGGAATCGGCCTTCTCGCCGGATTGCTGTCCGGTCTCTTCGGAGTCGGGGGCGGAACGGTCATCGTGCCGCTGCTCGTGCTGCTGCTGCAGTTCGACCAGCGCATTGCCGCTGGTACCTCGCTCGCAGCGATCGTGCCCACGGCCAGCGTCGGAGTGATCTCCTACGCCGTCTCCGGCTCGGTGGCATGGATTCCGGCGCTCATCCTCGCGGCAGGAGCCGTGGTCGGCGCACAGATCGGCACCAGGCTGCTCCCACGCATCTCCCAGACCGCGTTGCGCTGGGGCTTCGTCGGTTTCCTGGTCCTCGTCATCATCACGCTGTTCCTCGTGATCCCGTCGCGCGATGCGACCTTCGAACTGACGTTGCTCACGGGGCTCGCCCTGGTCGGTGTGGGACTCGGCACTGGGGTGCTCGCCGGCCTCATCGGCGTGGGCGGCGGCGTGATCGTCGTCCCCGTCCTGATGCTGGCGTTCGGCACGAGCGACCTGGTGGCCAAAGGCACCTCCCTGCTCATGATGATCCCCACCGCGGTGTCGGGCACGATCGGGAACCTGCGCACCCGCAACGTCGACCTGCGTGCCGCCGTGCTGATCGGCGTGTCCGCCTGCACCACGACGGCTCTCGGCGCGTGGATCGCCACCCTCATCGATCCGACTGCCGGGAACATTCTCTTCGCGGCATATCTCGTCGTCATCGCCGTGCAGATGGCGATCAAGGCGGTACGGGGCCGCCGCAGGGGCTGA
- the infA gene encoding translation initiation factor IF-1 has product MAKKDGVIEIEGVISEALPNAMFRVELSNGHKVLATISGKMRQNYIRIIPEDRVVVELSPYDLTRGRIVYRYR; this is encoded by the coding sequence ATGGCTAAGAAAGACGGTGTCATCGAGATCGAGGGCGTGATCTCCGAAGCACTGCCCAACGCGATGTTCCGCGTTGAGCTCAGCAACGGACACAAGGTCCTGGCAACGATCTCCGGCAAGATGCGGCAGAACTACATCCGTATCATCCCCGAAGACCGCGTGGTCGTGGAGCTCAGCCCCTACGACCTCACCCGCGGCCGTATCGTCTACCGCTACCGCTAA
- a CDS encoding AMP-binding protein, with amino-acid sequence MVRSTFPDLEIPDVSVYDFLFGDLDDARLDAVALIDGTSGATTTYRQLVGQIGLFAGALAARGVGVGTRIGVLCPNIPAFASVFHGILRAGATATTINSLYTSDEIANQLTDAGAEWLITVSPLLPGALAAAAEVGIDADHLIVLDGAEGHPPLPALLGEGHAAPEVSFDPATHLAVLPYSSGTTGRPKGVMLTHRNLVANVTQCRSTISLGDDDRVLAVLPFFHIYGMTVLLNFALRQRAALVTMPKFDLVEFLRVVAEHRTSWVFIAPPIAVALAKHPLVDQYDLSAIKVIFSGAAPLDGALASAVAARLGCTVCQGYGMTETSPVTHAIPFDRDDIDRSSVGLLLASTEARLLDAETGAEVVVPSAGASEPGELLIRGPQVMSGYLNRPDATAEMLDADGWLHTGDVATVTHDGIFRIVDRLKELIKYKGYQVAPAVLEAVLLEHPSIADAAVVGALDEDGQEVPKAFVVVQQGAEIDADAVMAHVAGRVAPHEKVRQVEFIDAIPKSSSGKILRKDLRAR; translated from the coding sequence ATGGTTCGCAGCACGTTCCCCGACCTGGAGATCCCCGACGTCTCCGTGTACGACTTCCTGTTCGGTGACCTCGATGACGCACGGCTGGACGCCGTCGCACTGATCGACGGCACGAGTGGCGCGACCACGACCTATCGCCAGCTCGTCGGGCAGATCGGCCTGTTCGCGGGCGCCCTGGCAGCACGCGGTGTCGGTGTCGGCACGCGCATCGGCGTCCTCTGCCCGAACATCCCCGCGTTCGCCTCGGTCTTCCATGGCATCCTCCGCGCGGGCGCCACCGCGACCACCATCAATTCCCTCTACACGTCAGATGAGATCGCGAACCAGCTCACCGATGCCGGCGCCGAGTGGCTGATCACCGTCTCGCCCCTGCTTCCCGGCGCTCTTGCCGCTGCTGCGGAGGTCGGCATCGACGCCGACCACCTGATCGTGCTCGACGGCGCCGAGGGCCACCCGCCGCTGCCCGCCCTCCTCGGAGAGGGGCATGCGGCCCCTGAGGTCTCCTTCGACCCCGCGACGCATCTCGCGGTGCTCCCCTACTCGTCCGGCACGACCGGACGGCCGAAGGGCGTGATGCTGACCCATCGCAACCTGGTGGCGAACGTCACGCAATGCCGGTCGACGATCTCGCTCGGAGACGACGACCGGGTGCTGGCCGTGCTGCCGTTCTTCCACATCTACGGTATGACGGTGCTGCTGAACTTCGCGCTCAGGCAGCGGGCGGCACTGGTCACCATGCCGAAGTTCGACCTCGTGGAGTTCCTGCGTGTGGTCGCGGAGCATCGCACCAGCTGGGTGTTCATCGCCCCGCCCATCGCCGTCGCTCTCGCGAAGCATCCGCTCGTGGATCAGTACGACCTCTCGGCGATCAAGGTCATCTTCTCGGGGGCAGCACCCCTGGACGGAGCCCTCGCTTCGGCCGTCGCCGCACGTCTGGGGTGCACGGTCTGCCAGGGTTACGGCATGACCGAGACCAGCCCGGTCACGCACGCGATCCCCTTCGACCGTGACGACATCGACCGTTCCTCTGTGGGGTTGCTGCTCGCAAGCACCGAAGCGCGCCTCCTCGATGCGGAGACCGGCGCCGAGGTCGTCGTGCCCTCCGCGGGTGCGAGCGAACCCGGCGAGCTTCTCATCCGCGGGCCACAGGTGATGAGCGGGTACCTGAACCGTCCGGATGCCACGGCCGAGATGCTCGATGCCGACGGCTGGCTGCACACCGGAGACGTCGCCACGGTCACGCATGACGGCATCTTCCGCATCGTCGATCGGCTCAAGGAACTGATCAAGTACAAGGGGTACCAGGTCGCGCCCGCGGTGCTGGAGGCAGTGCTCCTCGAGCATCCGTCCATCGCGGACGCGGCGGTGGTCGGCGCGCTCGACGAAGACGGCCAGGAAGTGCCGAAGGCGTTCGTCGTCGTGCAGCAGGGCGCGGAGATCGACGCGGATGCGGTGATGGCGCACGTGGCCGGGCGGGTGGCCCCGCACGAGAAGGTTCGTCAGGTCGAGTTCATCGACGCCATCCCCAAGTCCAGTTCCGGCAAGATCCTGCGCAAGGATCTGCGCGCCCGCTGA
- the rplQ gene encoding 50S ribosomal protein L17, which produces MPKPTKGPRLGGGPAHERLMLANLAAALYTHKSIKTTETKAKRLRPLAERLITFAKRGDLHARRRVLAVIGDKSVVHTLFTEIAPLVADREGGYTRITKVGNRKGDNAPMAVIELVLEPVNPKPKSAKKTAKAEKPAEVVEEAPVEEAPEAAAEEAPAEETTEAPAEEKSE; this is translated from the coding sequence ATGCCCAAGCCCACTAAGGGTCCCCGCCTCGGAGGCGGCCCCGCACACGAGCGCCTCATGCTTGCGAACCTCGCAGCAGCGCTCTACACCCACAAGTCGATCAAGACGACCGAGACGAAGGCCAAGCGCCTTCGCCCGCTCGCCGAGCGTCTGATCACCTTCGCCAAGCGTGGCGACCTGCACGCGCGCCGTCGCGTGCTCGCGGTCATCGGTGACAAGAGCGTCGTGCACACGCTCTTCACCGAGATCGCTCCGCTCGTCGCGGACCGCGAGGGTGGCTACACCCGTATCACCAAGGTCGGGAACCGCAAGGGCGACAACGCCCCCATGGCCGTGATCGAGCTCGTCCTCGAGCCCGTGAACCCGAAGCCGAAGTCGGCCAAGAAGACCGCCAAGGCTGAGAAGCCGGCAGAGGTCGTCGAGGAGGCTCCCGTCGAGGAGGCTCCCGAGGCTGCCGCTGAGGAGGCTCCCGCTGAGGAGACCACCGAGGCTCCCGCCGAGGAGAAGTCCGAGTAA
- a CDS encoding MaoC/PaaZ C-terminal domain-containing protein, with the protein MSYSVGDVLAERTVHLTRESLVRYAGASGDFNPIHYRDDIASSVGLPGVLAHGMLTMGIASSVLLAALEPGVRILDYGVRFTKPVVVDPVDGADVHVTATVGAVDDDAARVDLKVTFGDATVLVKAQLRIAV; encoded by the coding sequence ATGTCGTATTCCGTCGGAGACGTCCTCGCCGAGCGCACGGTGCACCTGACGCGCGAGTCGCTCGTGCGCTACGCCGGAGCATCCGGAGACTTCAACCCCATCCACTACCGCGACGACATCGCGTCCTCCGTGGGACTGCCTGGTGTCCTCGCGCACGGCATGCTCACGATGGGTATCGCCTCGTCCGTGCTCCTCGCCGCGCTCGAGCCCGGCGTGCGCATCCTCGACTACGGCGTGCGCTTCACCAAGCCGGTCGTCGTCGACCCGGTGGACGGTGCTGATGTGCACGTCACCGCAACAGTTGGTGCCGTCGATGACGATGCCGCGCGCGTCGACCTGAAGGTCACGTTCGGCGACGCCACTGTGCTCGTCAAGGCGCAGCTGCGCATCGCGGTCTGA
- the map gene encoding type I methionyl aminopeptidase encodes MFRRSIYKTPAQLRAMVEPGLITAAALDAVRPLIKPGVTTLELDQAANRVIIGRGAESNFQLVRGYHHTICVSVNAQVVHGIPGDLVLQPGDIVSVDCGAQFEGWNGDSAVTFVVPDPERPELVSRREELSRVTEGSLWAGIAAMATATHIGEIGAAIQEYIEAQGPSAVSGETYGILREYVGHGIGRKMHEAPSVFNYRTPDPGPEIKDGLVLAIEPMVTAGGEATYIEDDDWTVTTVDGTDGSHWEHSVARHADGIWVLTAVDGGAAGLAPFGIVPVPVP; translated from the coding sequence ATGTTCCGCCGGTCGATCTACAAGACCCCGGCTCAGTTGCGAGCCATGGTCGAGCCGGGGCTCATCACCGCGGCAGCACTGGATGCGGTCCGGCCCCTGATCAAGCCCGGCGTCACGACGCTCGAGCTCGATCAGGCCGCCAATCGCGTGATCATCGGGCGCGGCGCGGAGTCCAACTTCCAGCTCGTGCGCGGCTACCACCACACGATCTGCGTGTCGGTGAACGCGCAGGTCGTCCACGGCATCCCCGGTGACCTGGTGCTGCAGCCGGGTGACATCGTGTCCGTGGACTGCGGTGCGCAGTTCGAGGGGTGGAACGGCGACAGCGCCGTGACGTTCGTGGTGCCCGACCCGGAGCGGCCGGAGCTCGTCTCCCGTCGTGAGGAGCTCTCGCGCGTCACGGAGGGCTCCCTGTGGGCCGGTATCGCGGCCATGGCCACGGCAACCCACATCGGCGAGATCGGCGCCGCCATCCAGGAGTACATCGAGGCGCAGGGCCCGTCGGCCGTGTCGGGGGAGACCTACGGCATCCTCCGCGAATACGTCGGCCACGGCATCGGACGCAAGATGCACGAGGCTCCGAGCGTCTTCAACTACCGCACGCCGGACCCTGGCCCCGAGATCAAGGACGGTCTCGTCCTGGCGATCGAGCCGATGGTGACCGCGGGCGGCGAGGCGACCTACATCGAGGACGACGACTGGACCGTCACCACCGTCGACGGCACGGACGGCTCGCACTGGGAGCACAGCGTCGCACGTCATGCGGACGGCATCTGGGTGCTGACTGCCGTGGACGGTGGAGCGGCCGGTCTCGCGCCGTTCGGCATCGTTCCCGTTCCCGTGCCCTGA
- a CDS encoding VOC family protein, with amino-acid sequence MSGLIPYLLFPGNAAEAMRHYQSVFGGVLQMFDYAQLDRHDGPSDAIGHATLQGVVELSGADAGIDDDAVQMNGMFLSLLGTADASTLTGWFADLSVGGRVIDPLQRRAWGDWDGTLVDRYGIRWLIGYHPQD; translated from the coding sequence ATGAGTGGACTGATCCCCTACCTCCTGTTCCCCGGCAACGCGGCTGAGGCGATGCGGCACTATCAGTCCGTGTTCGGCGGTGTGCTGCAGATGTTCGACTACGCCCAGCTCGACAGGCACGACGGTCCGAGTGATGCGATCGGTCACGCGACGCTGCAGGGCGTCGTGGAACTCTCCGGAGCGGACGCCGGCATCGACGACGACGCGGTGCAGATGAACGGTATGTTTCTCTCGCTGCTCGGGACAGCCGATGCATCGACGTTGACCGGCTGGTTCGCGGATCTCTCCGTCGGCGGCCGGGTGATTGACCCGCTGCAGCGGCGCGCCTGGGGCGACTGGGACGGCACGCTCGTGGACCGCTACGGTATCCGCTGGCTGATCGGGTATCACCCGCAGGACTGA
- the rpsK gene encoding 30S ribosomal protein S11, producing the protein MAAPKAAARKPRRKEKKNIALGQAHIKSTFNNTIVSITDPSGAVIAWASSGGVGFKGSRKSTPYAAGMAAESAARQAAEHGVKKVDVLVKGPGSGRETAIRSLQAAGLEVGSIQDVTPQAHNGCRPPKRRRV; encoded by the coding sequence ATGGCTGCACCCAAGGCCGCCGCGCGCAAGCCGCGCCGCAAGGAAAAGAAGAACATCGCGCTGGGCCAGGCCCACATCAAGTCGACGTTCAACAACACGATCGTCTCGATCACCGACCCGTCCGGCGCTGTCATCGCGTGGGCATCGTCGGGTGGCGTGGGCTTCAAGGGCTCCCGCAAGTCGACCCCGTACGCCGCCGGTATGGCTGCCGAGTCCGCTGCCCGTCAGGCTGCGGAGCACGGCGTCAAGAAGGTCGACGTCCTCGTGAAGGGTCCGGGCTCCGGCCGCGAGACCGCGATCCGTTCGCTCCAGGCCGCCGGCCTCGAGGTCGGCTCGATCCAGGACGTCACCCCGCAGGCGCACAACGGCTGCCGCCCGCCGAAGCGTCGCCGCGTCTGA